In the Kribbella sp. NBC_00482 genome, one interval contains:
- a CDS encoding histidinol-phosphate transaminase, which translates to MGRFDGLPIREELKSFEPYGAPQLDVPVLLNVNENPYPASEATIADIAAAVTEAARGMNRYPDREFIGLRADLAAYLARESGAHLEPEQLWAANGSNEVMLHILQAFGGPGRTALSFAPTYSMYPEYARDTNTAWVAGRRAEDFTLDKSKALAAISRHRPSVVLLASPNNPTGTALPIDVTEAIVAQAGAQGAVVVVDEAYAEFRRAGTPSAVSLLPSYPNLAVARTMSKAFAMAGGRVGYLAASKQFVDALRIVRLPYHLSAVTQAVARAALQHSDELLGRVELLRVERDETVDWLRSLGLRAVDSDANFVLFGTFADRHAVWQALLDDGVLIRETGPDGWLRVSIGTGDEMAAFRASLERILKTDTGRLT; encoded by the coding sequence ATGGGGCGCTTCGACGGGTTGCCGATCCGCGAGGAGCTGAAGAGCTTCGAGCCGTACGGCGCCCCGCAGCTGGACGTCCCGGTTCTCCTGAACGTCAACGAGAACCCGTACCCGGCGAGCGAGGCGACCATCGCCGACATCGCCGCAGCGGTCACCGAGGCCGCGCGTGGCATGAACCGCTACCCGGACCGCGAGTTCATCGGGCTCCGTGCGGACCTCGCGGCGTACCTGGCACGTGAGTCCGGCGCGCACCTGGAGCCGGAGCAGCTCTGGGCGGCGAACGGGTCCAACGAGGTGATGCTGCACATCCTGCAGGCCTTCGGCGGCCCTGGTCGTACGGCGCTCTCGTTCGCGCCGACGTACTCGATGTATCCGGAGTACGCGCGGGACACCAACACGGCGTGGGTCGCCGGCCGTCGCGCCGAGGACTTCACGCTCGACAAGAGCAAGGCGCTCGCGGCGATCTCCCGGCATCGCCCGTCGGTGGTGCTGCTCGCCTCGCCGAACAACCCGACCGGGACGGCGCTGCCGATCGACGTGACCGAGGCGATCGTCGCGCAGGCCGGTGCCCAGGGTGCCGTGGTGGTGGTCGACGAGGCGTACGCCGAGTTCCGCCGGGCCGGGACACCCAGTGCGGTGAGTTTGTTGCCGTCGTACCCGAATCTTGCGGTCGCGAGGACGATGTCGAAGGCGTTCGCGATGGCGGGCGGGCGGGTCGGATACCTTGCCGCGAGCAAGCAGTTCGTGGACGCGTTGCGGATCGTCCGGTTGCCGTACCACCTGTCCGCGGTGACCCAGGCGGTCGCGCGGGCGGCGCTGCAGCACTCCGACGAGCTGCTCGGCCGGGTCGAGCTGCTCCGCGTGGAGCGGGACGAGACCGTCGACTGGCTGCGCTCGCTGGGATTGCGGGCGGTCGACTCGGACGCGAACTTCGTCCTGTTCGGCACGTTCGCGGATCGGCACGCGGTCTGGCAGGCGTTGCTGGACGACGGCGTACTGATCCGGGAGACCGGTCCGGACGGCTGGCTGCGGGTCTCGATCGGCACCGGCGACGAGATGGCCGCGTTCCGCGCTTCATTGGAGCGCATTCTCAAGACAGACACAGGAAGGCTGACATGA
- the hisB gene encoding imidazoleglycerol-phosphate dehydratase HisB, with protein MSGRTARIDRETSESKVLVELNIDGEGRADISTGVGFYDHMLNALAKHALLDLHVNTVGDLEIDAHHTVEDTAIGIGQALKEALGDKRGIRRFGDATVPLDEALVHCTVDLSGRPYCVHTGEPDGQVYAIIGGDYAGSLTQHVFETLAFNAAICVHIRVLSGRDPHHIVEAQFKAFARALRAAAELDPRQPGIPSTKGAL; from the coding sequence ATGAGCGGGCGTACGGCGCGGATCGACCGGGAGACGAGTGAGTCGAAGGTCCTGGTCGAGCTCAACATCGACGGCGAGGGCCGGGCGGACATCTCCACGGGGGTCGGGTTCTACGACCACATGCTCAACGCGCTCGCCAAGCACGCGCTGCTCGACCTGCACGTGAACACGGTCGGCGACCTGGAGATCGACGCGCACCACACGGTCGAGGACACCGCGATCGGTATCGGCCAGGCGCTGAAGGAAGCCCTCGGCGACAAGCGCGGGATCCGCCGGTTCGGCGACGCGACCGTGCCGCTCGACGAGGCGCTCGTGCACTGCACGGTCGACCTGTCCGGGCGTCCGTACTGCGTGCACACCGGCGAGCCGGACGGCCAGGTGTACGCGATCATCGGCGGCGACTACGCCGGTTCGCTGACCCAGCACGTGTTCGAGACGCTCGCGTTCAACGCCGCGATCTGCGTCCACATCCGGGTGCTGTCCGGCCGCGACCCGCACCACATCGTCGAGGCGCAGTTCAAGGCGTTCGCCCGCGCGCTCCGCGCCGCCGCCGAGCTGGACCCGCGGCAGCCGGGCATTCCGTCCACCAAGGGTGCCCTGTGA
- the hisH gene encoding imidazole glycerol phosphate synthase subunit HisH codes for MSKKVVLLDYGSGNIRSGERALQRVGADVTVTSDFDAACNADGLLVPGVGAFEACMTGLKAVRGDVVVDRRLTGGRPVLGICVGMQILFARGIEHGVETEGCEQWPGTVERLQPKDDQPVPHMGWNTVDVPSGTKLFDGVEKERFYFVHSYGVREWQLQDARESVAPLVTWTTYGADRFVAAVENGPLTATQFHPEKSGDAGAELLANWVRSL; via the coding sequence GTGAGCAAGAAGGTTGTGCTCCTGGACTACGGGTCGGGGAACATCCGGTCGGGGGAGCGGGCGCTGCAACGCGTCGGCGCCGACGTGACGGTGACCTCGGACTTCGACGCGGCCTGCAACGCGGACGGTCTACTCGTGCCGGGCGTGGGTGCCTTCGAGGCCTGCATGACCGGACTCAAGGCGGTCCGCGGCGATGTCGTGGTCGATCGCCGGCTGACCGGTGGGCGCCCGGTGCTCGGGATCTGCGTCGGCATGCAGATCCTGTTCGCCCGCGGCATCGAGCACGGCGTGGAGACCGAGGGCTGCGAGCAGTGGCCCGGCACGGTCGAGCGCCTGCAGCCGAAGGACGACCAGCCGGTCCCGCACATGGGCTGGAACACGGTCGACGTACCGTCCGGCACGAAGCTCTTCGACGGCGTCGAGAAGGAGCGGTTCTACTTCGTCCACTCGTACGGCGTTCGCGAGTGGCAGCTGCAGGACGCCCGCGAGTCGGTCGCGCCGCTGGTGACGTGGACGACGTACGGCGCCGACCGCTTCGTTGCCGCCGTCGAGAACGGGCCGCTCACCGCCACCCAGTTCCACCCGGAGAAGTCCGGCGACGCCGGCGCGGAGCTGCTCGCCAACTGGGTTCGTTCGTTGTAA
- a CDS encoding ABC transporter ATP-binding protein has product MLAAKNLEVVYDDVMLVLRGVGLEVPQGRIVALLGANGAGKSTLLRAFSGLLDVHDGAVRRGSITLDGEPIHTYGASRIAALGIKQVMEGRRILADLTVEENLRIGGHVSPRSIKTNLDRTYELFPVLADRRRKLAGYLSGGEQQMLAIGRALMSDPKYLLLDEPSLGLAPMIVQQIRDVIVQINQDGTTVLLVEQNAAMALSIAEHGYVLENGAMVMDKPAAELLADGDVREFYLGLGAEGSAKSFRDVKHYRRRKRWLS; this is encoded by the coding sequence GTGCTGGCGGCGAAGAATCTCGAGGTCGTCTACGACGATGTGATGCTGGTGCTGCGGGGCGTCGGCCTCGAGGTTCCACAGGGCCGGATCGTGGCCCTGCTGGGGGCGAACGGCGCCGGCAAGTCCACTTTGCTGCGCGCGTTCTCCGGTCTGCTCGACGTCCATGACGGTGCGGTCCGGCGCGGGTCGATCACCCTCGACGGCGAGCCGATCCACACGTACGGCGCCAGCCGGATCGCTGCCCTGGGCATCAAACAGGTCATGGAAGGCCGGCGCATCCTGGCCGACCTCACCGTCGAGGAGAACCTGAGGATCGGCGGGCACGTCAGCCCGCGCTCGATCAAGACCAACCTGGACCGGACGTATGAGTTGTTCCCGGTGCTGGCCGACCGGCGCCGCAAGCTCGCCGGTTACCTGTCCGGCGGCGAGCAGCAGATGCTCGCCATCGGCCGGGCGCTGATGTCGGATCCGAAGTACCTGCTGCTGGACGAGCCGAGTCTCGGGCTGGCGCCGATGATCGTCCAGCAGATCCGGGACGTGATCGTGCAGATCAACCAGGACGGTACGACGGTTCTGCTGGTCGAGCAGAACGCGGCGATGGCGTTGTCGATCGCCGAACACGGTTACGTGCTGGAGAACGGCGCGATGGTGATGGACAAGCCGGCCGCGGAGTTGCTTGCCGACGGCGACGTTCGCGAGTTCTATCTCGGCCTCGGCGCCGAAGGCTCGGCGAAGTCCTTCCGGGACGTGAAGCACTACCGCCGCCGGAAGCGTTGGCTCTCGTGA
- a CDS encoding ABC transporter ATP-binding protein, with amino-acid sequence MTATEARQSESTEEATPVLTFEDVVLGFDGVTALNGVSFTVNTGELFAVIGPNGAGKTSIFNVLSGVYRPQQGTVRFGDEDLIGRRPHAIARLGIARTFQNIELFSNLTVLDNLMLGRHLHHPYGVLAAFAWLGKARRNELANRLAVEEIVDFLELAPWRRLPVGLLPYGVQKRVELGRALASEPKLLLLDEPVAGMNLEETEDMARFILDIRDELGLPMVMVEHDMGLVMDLADRIMVIDFGKPIRTGTPREVATDPDVVRAYLGEEHRVMP; translated from the coding sequence GTGACGGCGACAGAGGCTCGGCAGAGCGAGAGCACGGAGGAAGCGACGCCGGTGCTCACGTTCGAGGATGTCGTCCTCGGATTCGACGGGGTGACGGCCCTCAACGGCGTGAGCTTCACGGTGAACACAGGCGAGCTGTTCGCGGTGATCGGGCCGAACGGCGCCGGCAAGACCTCGATCTTCAACGTGTTGTCCGGCGTCTACCGGCCGCAACAGGGCACCGTCCGGTTCGGCGACGAGGACCTGATCGGCCGCCGGCCGCACGCGATCGCGCGCCTCGGCATCGCCCGGACCTTCCAGAACATCGAGCTGTTCTCCAACCTCACCGTGCTGGACAACCTGATGCTCGGCCGGCACCTTCATCACCCGTACGGCGTCCTCGCCGCGTTCGCGTGGCTCGGCAAGGCCCGGCGCAACGAACTCGCGAACCGCCTCGCCGTCGAGGAGATCGTCGACTTCCTGGAGCTCGCCCCATGGCGGCGGCTCCCGGTCGGCCTGCTGCCGTACGGCGTGCAGAAGCGGGTCGAACTGGGCCGCGCCCTCGCGTCCGAGCCGAAACTGCTGCTGCTCGACGAACCGGTCGCGGGAATGAACCTGGAGGAGACCGAGGACATGGCCCGGTTCATCCTCGACATCCGCGACGAGCTCGGGCTGCCGATGGTGATGGTCGAGCACGACATGGGCCTGGTGATGGATCTGGCCGACCGGATCATGGTGATCGACTTCGGCAAGCCGATCCGTACCGGCACGCCGCGGGAGGTGGCGACCGATCCCGACGTGGTGCGCGCCTACCTCGGCGAGGAACACCGGGTGATGCCGTGA
- a CDS encoding AMP-dependent synthetase/ligase — MSTIATRVRERARKTPGGIALREKDLGIWQQVSWLQYWDTAALVGHALIALGIEVGDRVAIHSENRREWLYTDVGTVAVRAATVGLYPTNPVAEVGYLLRHSGAKVLIAEDQEQVDKALAVEDLPDLRHIVYVEPRGIRYRYDDPRLIAWPDFLALGTEHREAHPNAVAQRMIDARRDDVVTLIYTSGTTGPPKGVMLTGANVDFAIQELVERGGFTAPPPSPRDSVLSYLPLCHVAERIFSGWFGAGAGVCVHFAESIETVAPNLHEVQPTVLFGVPRIWEKIAAGVQIRIQSADPVKRLLGGYWLRRADWIGGVLAANGGRHTAASRAVYAIGWLFCYRALKDRVGLRKVRYAACGAAPIAPEVLRFFMGLGLPMHEVYGMTENTAVATANRPGRVKVGTVGEPHEGVEVRIDESTGEILTKHPGTFAGYWQDPEATAKVIGPDGWLHTGDVGEWVEGTHLRITDRMKDIIITAGGKNVAPSEIENALKASPYIKEAVVIGDRRKFLTALIGIEPDTVGHWAQVHRLPYSTYGDLSAKPEVIGLVQGVVDEVNERFATVEQVRSFRLLPKVLDHEDGELTATQKVKRTAVESAFAGLVESMYAGGVR; from the coding sequence GTGAGCACCATCGCCACCCGGGTCCGGGAGCGCGCCAGGAAGACCCCCGGCGGAATCGCCTTGCGGGAAAAGGATCTGGGCATCTGGCAGCAGGTCAGCTGGCTGCAGTACTGGGACACCGCCGCGCTGGTCGGCCACGCGCTGATTGCCCTCGGCATCGAAGTCGGCGACCGCGTCGCGATCCACTCGGAGAACCGGCGCGAGTGGCTCTACACCGATGTCGGGACGGTCGCCGTCCGCGCCGCCACCGTCGGTCTCTACCCGACCAACCCGGTCGCCGAGGTCGGCTATCTGCTCCGGCACTCGGGCGCGAAGGTGCTGATCGCCGAGGACCAGGAGCAGGTCGACAAGGCGCTCGCGGTCGAGGATCTGCCCGACCTGCGGCACATCGTGTACGTCGAGCCGCGCGGCATCCGCTACCGGTACGACGACCCACGGCTGATCGCCTGGCCCGACTTCCTTGCCCTCGGCACCGAGCATCGCGAGGCCCATCCGAACGCCGTCGCGCAACGAATGATCGACGCCCGCCGGGACGACGTGGTGACGCTGATCTACACCTCCGGGACCACCGGACCGCCGAAGGGCGTGATGCTGACCGGCGCGAACGTCGACTTCGCGATCCAGGAACTGGTCGAGCGCGGCGGCTTCACCGCACCGCCGCCGTCACCGCGCGACAGCGTGCTGTCCTACCTGCCGTTGTGCCATGTCGCCGAGCGGATCTTCAGCGGCTGGTTCGGCGCCGGGGCCGGCGTCTGCGTGCACTTCGCCGAGTCGATCGAGACCGTCGCGCCCAATCTGCACGAGGTGCAGCCGACCGTCCTGTTCGGCGTACCCCGGATCTGGGAGAAGATCGCGGCCGGTGTGCAGATCCGGATCCAGTCCGCGGATCCGGTCAAGCGCCTGCTCGGCGGCTACTGGTTGCGCCGCGCCGACTGGATCGGCGGCGTCCTCGCGGCCAATGGCGGACGTCATACCGCCGCCTCGCGAGCGGTCTACGCGATCGGCTGGCTGTTCTGCTACCGCGCGCTGAAGGATCGCGTCGGCCTCCGCAAGGTCCGGTACGCCGCCTGTGGGGCAGCACCGATCGCACCCGAGGTACTGCGGTTCTTCATGGGCCTCGGCCTGCCGATGCACGAGGTGTACGGCATGACCGAGAACACCGCGGTGGCCACCGCCAACCGCCCAGGCCGGGTCAAGGTCGGCACGGTCGGCGAGCCGCACGAAGGTGTCGAGGTGCGGATCGACGAGAGCACCGGCGAGATCCTCACCAAGCATCCGGGGACGTTCGCCGGCTACTGGCAGGACCCGGAGGCGACCGCGAAGGTGATCGGCCCCGACGGCTGGCTGCACACCGGTGACGTGGGGGAGTGGGTCGAGGGTACGCACCTGCGCATCACCGACCGGATGAAGGACATCATCATCACGGCGGGTGGCAAGAACGTCGCCCCGTCGGAAATCGAGAACGCCCTGAAAGCATCGCCGTACATCAAGGAAGCCGTGGTGATCGGCGACCGGCGCAAGTTCCTCACCGCGCTGATCGGCATCGAGCCGGACACGGTCGGCCACTGGGCCCAGGTCCATCGCCTGCCGTATTCGACGTACGGCGACCTGTCCGCGAAGCCCGAGGTGATCGGGCTCGTCCAGGGAGTCGTTGACGAGGTCAACGAACGGTTCGCCACCGTCGAGCAGGTGCGGTCGTTCCGGCTGCTGCCGAAGGTGCTGGATCACGAGGACGGCGAGCTGACCGCGACCCAGAAGGTCAAGCGCACCGCGGTCGAGTCGGCGTTCGCCGGCCTGGTCGAGTCCATGTACGCCGGGGGTGTCAGGTGA
- a CDS encoding branched-chain amino acid ABC transporter permease: MNEFVATVVRGLGNGSIYALLALGFVIVYKSMRVISFAQPAFMMAGALLTGYLVLSMNFFVAVLVALLLTGLLGAGVERLALRPMIGKPVFVIAIITLGVDIVIRTVVNSFIGLDIRQMGDPWGLRQVDVLGAKIDQRHLATLVTTLVVVAALFAFYRWSRTGLAMRAASSDQEVALAQGVSVGRVFSLSWALAAALAGLAGVFLSTGIGLEQNLWLTALKALPVIILGGLDSLGGAVIAGLTVGVIEALVGSYGDNLHPVFGGDFFLVVPYLLMLLVLLVRPYGLLGTREVERI; this comes from the coding sequence GTGAACGAGTTCGTCGCCACGGTGGTCCGCGGTCTCGGCAACGGATCGATCTACGCGCTGCTGGCGCTGGGCTTCGTGATCGTCTACAAGTCCATGCGGGTGATCAGTTTCGCCCAGCCGGCGTTCATGATGGCCGGCGCGCTCCTGACCGGTTATCTGGTGCTGTCGATGAACTTCTTCGTCGCCGTCCTGGTCGCGCTGCTGCTGACCGGGTTGCTCGGCGCCGGGGTGGAACGGCTCGCGTTGCGGCCGATGATCGGCAAGCCGGTCTTCGTGATCGCGATCATCACCCTCGGCGTCGACATCGTGATCCGGACCGTGGTGAACTCGTTCATCGGCCTGGACATCCGGCAGATGGGTGATCCGTGGGGCCTGCGGCAGGTCGACGTACTGGGCGCCAAGATCGATCAGCGGCATCTCGCGACGCTCGTGACGACCCTGGTCGTGGTGGCGGCGCTGTTCGCGTTCTACCGCTGGTCGCGCACCGGTCTGGCGATGCGGGCGGCGTCGTCGGACCAGGAGGTCGCGCTCGCGCAGGGAGTGTCGGTCGGGCGGGTGTTCTCGTTGTCCTGGGCGCTCGCGGCCGCACTCGCCGGGCTAGCCGGGGTGTTCCTGTCGACCGGCATCGGACTCGAGCAGAACCTCTGGTTGACCGCGCTCAAGGCACTGCCGGTGATCATCCTCGGCGGCCTGGATTCCCTCGGCGGGGCAGTGATCGCGGGCCTGACGGTCGGTGTGATCGAGGCGCTGGTCGGCAGTTACGGCGACAACCTGCACCCCGTTTTCGGTGGCGACTTCTTCCTCGTCGTCCCGTACTTGCTGATGCTCCTCGTCCTGCTCGTCAGACCCTACGGCCTTCTCGGCACTCGCGAGGTGGAGCGGATATGA
- a CDS encoding branched-chain amino acid ABC transporter permease, producing MSRPLLYLSYKQDTALLNTPGKRFWTSVLAIAAVSLPFLLTDDLLVVLATACVASIGAIGLNLVTGYAGQVSLGHAFFLAIGAYTAAALSGDPDSTRLIGFGITSVPIWLLAAGLVAGLAGLIVAPLAARLRGLYLAVVTLGLVFIGEHVFKHWRDLTGGVGVGRPAAVPELFGIQFAVDGSMFTKAQKLYLLMLVLLVIFGVLARNLVRSRVGRALAAVRDRDLAAEVIGVDVTRYKMIAFAVSSFYAGVAGALLYVMIGFVEPGSFNLGMSVQYIAMVLIGGVATISGSVLGALFITLLPRVTRELPAVLPFISSSSAAGGITVFQVETILYGLLIIAFLIFEPRGLFGIWNRLRTYWKSWPFSH from the coding sequence ATGAGCCGACCATTGCTCTACCTGTCCTACAAGCAGGACACGGCTCTGCTGAACACGCCGGGGAAGCGGTTCTGGACGTCGGTGCTCGCGATCGCGGCGGTGTCGTTGCCGTTCCTGCTGACCGACGACCTGCTCGTCGTACTGGCGACCGCGTGTGTGGCGTCGATCGGGGCGATCGGGCTGAACCTCGTCACCGGGTACGCCGGGCAGGTGTCGCTCGGGCATGCGTTCTTCCTTGCCATCGGCGCCTATACGGCGGCGGCGTTGTCGGGGGACCCGGACAGCACCCGGCTGATCGGGTTCGGGATCACCTCGGTGCCGATCTGGTTGCTCGCGGCCGGACTGGTCGCGGGACTCGCCGGGTTGATCGTGGCGCCGCTGGCGGCCCGGTTACGCGGGTTGTACCTCGCCGTGGTGACGCTGGGCCTCGTGTTCATCGGCGAGCACGTGTTCAAGCACTGGCGCGATCTCACCGGGGGAGTCGGGGTCGGCCGTCCGGCCGCCGTACCGGAACTGTTCGGGATCCAGTTCGCGGTGGACGGGTCGATGTTCACCAAGGCACAGAAGCTGTACCTGCTGATGCTCGTGCTGCTGGTGATCTTCGGCGTACTGGCCCGGAACCTGGTTCGCTCCCGGGTCGGCCGGGCGCTCGCCGCGGTCCGGGACCGGGACCTGGCCGCCGAGGTGATCGGGGTCGACGTGACCCGCTACAAGATGATCGCGTTCGCGGTGTCGTCGTTCTACGCCGGCGTCGCGGGCGCGCTGCTGTACGTGATGATCGGCTTCGTCGAGCCGGGGTCCTTCAACCTCGGTATGTCGGTGCAGTACATCGCGATGGTGCTGATCGGCGGTGTCGCCACCATCTCCGGATCGGTGCTCGGCGCGCTGTTCATCACGCTGTTGCCGAGGGTCACCCGCGAGCTTCCGGCCGTGCTGCCGTTCATCAGCAGCAGTTCGGCGGCCGGCGGTATCACGGTCTTCCAGGTCGAGACCATCCTCTACGGCCTGCTGATCATCGCCTTCCTGATCTTCGAACCGCGAGGGTTGTTCGGGATCTGGAACCGGCTCCGCACCTACTGGAAATCCTGGCCGTTCTCGCACTAA
- a CDS encoding ABC transporter substrate-binding protein yields the protein MSIRRGIAVALIAAMAVLVGCRNDAPETQEGGSGVKFDVGVTAEPCPAAVDKTKGCIYLGSISDLTEGPFKALGVPITESQKAFWQRVNKAGGIGAYEVDVTKYVKDNKYNPQIHNEVYGEIKPDVLGLAQTLGSPTTAAILGDLKATGMIGVPASWTSAWAFEDVILESGTNYCFESMNSVDFAVETIKPKSVAAVHFPGDYGDDAAAGTKLAAEANGLKFTDIPTAPGQENQGAAIQKLLAAKPDLVILTTGPTEAATIVGGAAQNGFKSPFIGTSPTWNPALLKSPAAPALTALYRQSGPWAPYGTDTPGHKALAESLDPAAFKAAPNDGYTAGWVWSYPLKAALEKAVESKDLTRAGLLAAVKSLQTVDYEGMLPAEAGRFSGEPNERVFRASIISKVDPTAPTGVKVERDFFTGKTAKAYDFTKPCYQ from the coding sequence ATGAGCATTCGGAGGGGAATCGCTGTCGCGCTGATCGCGGCGATGGCTGTGCTGGTGGGGTGCCGGAACGACGCCCCGGAGACGCAGGAGGGCGGCTCGGGCGTCAAGTTCGACGTCGGGGTCACCGCCGAGCCGTGCCCGGCCGCGGTCGACAAGACCAAGGGCTGCATCTACCTGGGCTCGATCTCGGACCTGACCGAGGGCCCGTTCAAGGCCCTCGGCGTACCGATCACCGAGAGCCAGAAGGCGTTCTGGCAGCGGGTCAACAAGGCCGGCGGGATCGGGGCCTACGAGGTCGACGTGACCAAGTACGTCAAGGACAACAAGTACAACCCGCAGATCCACAACGAGGTGTACGGCGAGATCAAGCCCGACGTACTGGGGCTGGCCCAGACGCTCGGCTCGCCGACCACGGCCGCGATCCTCGGCGACCTCAAGGCCACCGGGATGATCGGCGTACCGGCGTCCTGGACGTCGGCGTGGGCGTTCGAGGACGTGATCCTGGAGTCGGGCACGAACTACTGCTTCGAGTCGATGAACTCGGTCGACTTCGCGGTCGAGACGATCAAACCGAAGAGCGTCGCCGCGGTGCACTTCCCGGGTGACTACGGCGACGACGCCGCGGCCGGGACGAAGCTCGCGGCCGAGGCCAACGGGCTGAAGTTCACCGACATCCCGACCGCGCCCGGGCAGGAGAACCAGGGCGCCGCGATCCAGAAACTGCTCGCGGCCAAACCCGATCTGGTCATCCTGACCACCGGCCCGACCGAGGCGGCGACCATCGTCGGCGGTGCCGCGCAGAACGGCTTCAAGAGCCCGTTCATCGGCACCAGCCCGACCTGGAACCCGGCCCTGCTGAAGAGCCCGGCCGCGCCCGCGCTGACGGCGCTCTACCGGCAGTCCGGACCGTGGGCGCCGTACGGCACCGACACCCCGGGTCACAAGGCGCTGGCCGAGTCGCTCGACCCGGCGGCGTTCAAGGCCGCGCCGAACGACGGCTACACGGCCGGCTGGGTCTGGTCGTACCCGCTGAAGGCCGCGCTGGAGAAGGCGGTCGAGTCCAAGGACCTCACCCGGGCCGGGCTGCTGGCCGCGGTGAAGTCACTGCAGACCGTGGACTACGAAGGGATGCTTCCGGCGGAGGCGGGCCGCTTCTCCGGCGAGCCGAACGAGCGTGTCTTCCGCGCCAGCATCATCTCGAAGGTGGACCCGACGGCGCCGACCGGCGTCAAGGTGGAACGCGACTTCTTCACCGGCAAGACGGCGAAGGCGTACGACTTCACCAAGCCCTGCTATCAATAG